One genomic window of Borreliella burgdorferi B31 includes the following:
- the murC gene encoding UDP-N-acetylmuramate--L-alanine ligase, with protein sequence MKVDFDDLNNIFFVGIKGSGACSLACFLNSKGYCVEGVDVSDKFYTDEILSNNKISYYDNIYEFSLKQLDRSFDLIVYSSAYNKDGLQVLLEAKELNIPILSYPEALGELSRKYYSIGIAGSHGKTTTTAFLGVLFNKLGLNPNVIVGSSVKDFKDNSAIAGISNIFIVETCEYKKHFLNFSPNMLILTNVDYEHVDFFKNYEALEEAFLQYINNLKKNGILIINSDDNNLLKIKRQINRKDISIFSYGSGDLSDFQISNIAVRSEYFCFSFLGLLNVELKTVLFHNVLNFSAALLALNLFLESNGKSIFDFEEAIKRIAKNYSGIKRRVEVVKEENGVIYMDDYAHHPREIKNTLFGIKNFYKNKRIILDFMPHTFTRTKEFFADFVEVLSAADILILHNIYLSNRENFNPDELSVKLFLNIKKINKNTYFFKDVKDSINFIKSLLISGDLFITMGAGNNFILHDFL encoded by the coding sequence ATGAAGGTTGATTTTGACGATTTGAATAATATTTTTTTTGTAGGAATAAAGGGAAGTGGGGCTTGTTCTCTGGCTTGTTTTTTAAATTCAAAAGGGTATTGTGTAGAAGGGGTAGATGTTTCTGATAAATTTTATACCGATGAAATTTTAAGTAATAATAAAATATCTTATTATGATAATATTTATGAGTTTTCATTAAAACAGCTTGATAGGTCTTTTGATTTAATAGTATATTCTTCAGCCTATAATAAGGATGGTTTGCAAGTTTTACTTGAGGCAAAAGAATTAAATATACCTATTTTATCTTATCCTGAGGCTCTTGGAGAGCTTTCTAGAAAGTACTATAGCATTGGAATTGCAGGTTCTCATGGTAAAACTACCACTACGGCGTTTTTAGGTGTTCTTTTTAATAAATTAGGATTAAATCCCAATGTTATTGTGGGGTCAAGTGTTAAAGATTTTAAAGATAATTCTGCAATAGCAGGTATTAGCAATATTTTTATTGTTGAAACTTGTGAATATAAGAAACATTTTTTGAATTTTAGCCCTAATATGCTTATTTTAACCAATGTTGACTACGAGCATGTTGATTTTTTTAAAAATTATGAGGCTCTTGAAGAGGCTTTTTTACAGTATATTAATAATTTAAAGAAAAATGGAATATTGATAATTAATTCCGATGATAATAATTTGCTTAAAATTAAAAGGCAAATCAACAGAAAAGATATAAGTATTTTTAGCTATGGGTCTGGAGATTTATCTGATTTTCAAATAAGTAATATTGCAGTTAGGAGTGAATATTTTTGTTTTTCTTTTTTAGGCTTGTTAAATGTTGAGCTTAAGACTGTTTTATTTCATAATGTATTAAATTTTTCAGCAGCGCTTTTGGCTTTAAATCTTTTCTTAGAAAGTAATGGGAAATCAATTTTTGATTTTGAAGAAGCAATAAAGAGAATTGCAAAAAATTATAGCGGTATAAAAAGAAGGGTTGAAGTTGTTAAAGAGGAAAATGGAGTGATTTACATGGACGATTATGCTCATCATCCTAGGGAAATTAAAAATACTCTTTTTGGTATTAAAAATTTTTATAAGAATAAACGTATAATTTTGGATTTTATGCCTCATACCTTTACAAGAACAAAAGAATTTTTTGCCGATTTTGTTGAAGTTCTAAGTGCTGCCGATATATTAATTTTGCACAATATATATCTTTCAAATAGGGAAAATTTTAATCCAGATGAACTTTCTGTTAAATTGTTTTTAAATATTAAAAAAATAAATAAGAATACTTATTTTTTTAAGGATGTTAAAGACTCTATTAATTTTATAAAAAGTTTATTAATATCTGGAGACTTGTTTATTACAATGGGCGCTGGAAATAATTTTATTTTACACGATTTTCTGTAA
- a CDS encoding YicC/YloC family endoribonuclease — protein MKSMTGFFYLEKIIGNYMFSVNLKSYNGKFLEFKFRLPEIFSGYDLDIRNLISKYISRGNVFLNVGYKELVPSVNFTINPNYIEAISRLRDSLAHTNLNIKNELSLGDFLSLKGALIIDEDSEHQEEIYGLFKGVLEEALLHYNNGRSFEGENTKSDIVSTLVLIERDLKIVKDACSDINVKLFASIKENISKLMDEFRDLNIAEEAAKMAIRLDINEEIMRLDSHIETFYKNLEYEICGKALEFISQEMHREITTMSNKAVDLDIKNLILNMKLNLEKIKEQIRNVE, from the coding sequence TTGAAAAGCATGACGGGATTTTTTTATTTGGAAAAGATAATTGGTAACTATATGTTTAGTGTTAATTTGAAATCTTATAATGGAAAGTTTTTAGAATTTAAATTTAGGTTACCAGAAATTTTTTCTGGCTATGATCTTGATATAAGAAATTTGATTTCAAAATATATTAGCAGAGGCAATGTTTTTTTAAATGTAGGATATAAAGAATTGGTTCCTAGTGTGAATTTTACGATTAATCCCAATTATATTGAGGCTATTTCTAGGCTTAGAGATTCTTTGGCACATACCAATCTTAATATTAAAAACGAACTAAGTTTGGGCGATTTTTTATCATTAAAAGGAGCTTTGATAATTGATGAGGATAGTGAACATCAAGAAGAGATTTATGGGTTGTTTAAAGGTGTTCTAGAAGAAGCTTTATTACATTACAATAATGGAAGAAGTTTTGAAGGAGAAAATACCAAGTCAGACATAGTGTCAACCCTTGTGTTAATAGAGCGGGACCTTAAAATTGTTAAAGATGCTTGCAGTGATATAAATGTCAAATTATTTGCAAGTATTAAAGAAAATATTTCTAAATTAATGGATGAATTTAGAGATTTAAATATTGCAGAAGAGGCAGCTAAAATGGCAATTCGTCTAGACATTAATGAAGAGATCATGCGCTTAGATTCTCATATAGAAACTTTTTATAAAAATCTTGAATATGAGATATGTGGTAAAGCTCTTGAATTTATTTCTCAAGAAATGCACAGAGAAATAACAACCATGAGTAATAAGGCGGTTGATCTTGATATTAAGAATTTGATTTTGAATATGAAGTTAAATTTAGAAAAAATAAAAGAGCAAATAAGGAATGTTGAATGA
- the cmk gene encoding (d)CMP kinase → MKIALSGKSGCGNTTVSGMIAKHYGLEFINYTFHDIAREHNIPFSEFYEKEIIGRNDYYWDKYLDNRLSVLSRKNNTVLASRLAIWISKSADLKIYLYAKMEVRAERIMTREGGMYSDVLSSTFIRDENDKKRYLAIYNIDIDDYFSETDLVIDVTNINPNEVFELIRDEIDKRNLKKNS, encoded by the coding sequence ATGAAAATAGCACTTTCTGGTAAGAGTGGTTGTGGCAATACTACTGTAAGCGGGATGATTGCCAAACATTACGGTCTTGAGTTTATTAATTATACTTTTCATGATATTGCAAGAGAGCATAATATTCCTTTTTCAGAGTTTTATGAAAAAGAGATAATAGGCAGAAATGATTATTATTGGGATAAATACCTTGATAATAGATTGTCTGTGCTTTCTAGAAAAAATAATACAGTGCTTGCATCTCGTCTTGCTATTTGGATTTCTAAGAGTGCTGATTTAAAAATATATCTTTATGCTAAAATGGAAGTTAGAGCTGAGAGAATAATGACTAGAGAGGGGGGCATGTATTCTGACGTTTTAAGCAGTACTTTTATTAGAGATGAAAATGACAAAAAAAGATATTTAGCTATTTACAATATAGATATTGATGATTATTTTTCAGAGACCGATTTAGTGATTGATGTTACAAATATTAATCCAAATGAAGTTTTTGAATTAATTAGAGATGAAATTGATAAAAGAAACTTGAAAAAAAATAGCTAA
- a CDS encoding DNA-directed RNA polymerase subunit omega, with translation MTKVPLKKIQDFDGNFYELVVATIMRTEQIIDNISLAEHAIFDDKILGQAFNDVLTGKFRYSIEGR, from the coding sequence ATGACTAAAGTGCCTTTAAAAAAAATACAAGATTTTGATGGAAATTTTTATGAACTTGTTGTTGCAACTATAATGCGCACTGAGCAAATTATAGACAATATTTCTTTAGCAGAACACGCTATTTTTGATGATAAAATATTAGGGCAAGCTTTTAATGACGTTTTGACTGGTAAATTTAGATATTCAATTGAAGGAAGATAG
- the miaA gene encoding tRNA (adenosine(37)-N6)-dimethylallyltransferase MiaA, which produces MKEDRVVFIFGPTAVGKSNILFHFPKNKAEIINVDSIQVYKEFNIASSKPSKNLMKHIKHHLVDFLDPEKDYTIGIFYEQALKIVKEIRQKKKIPIFVGGTAFYFKHLKDGFPSTPLVTSKIRIYVNNLLELKGKSYLLKELKNVDPIRFNMLNKNDIYRIKRSLEVYYQTGIPISQFQKKQSSEFKNIVIIGLKRSFEDLKTRISIRINEMLNSGLLSEIKGLFSKGYNENTPAFKGIGYNEFLLWKSRPCYGLNDIIGLINKNSFLYAKRQMTFFAKISDVLWLHPEDDLDNILNLIFKVDKEI; this is translated from the coding sequence TTGAAGGAAGATAGAGTAGTTTTTATTTTTGGCCCTACAGCTGTGGGCAAAAGCAATATTTTATTTCATTTTCCAAAAAATAAAGCAGAAATTATTAATGTTGACTCTATTCAAGTTTATAAAGAGTTTAATATAGCTTCTTCAAAGCCAAGTAAAAATTTAATGAAACATATAAAGCATCATTTAGTAGATTTTTTAGATCCCGAAAAGGATTATACTATTGGAATTTTTTACGAACAAGCTTTAAAAATAGTAAAAGAAATAAGACAGAAAAAAAAAATTCCTATATTTGTAGGAGGTACTGCTTTTTATTTTAAGCATTTAAAGGATGGATTTCCTTCAACACCCTTGGTTACTTCTAAAATAAGAATTTATGTAAACAATCTTTTAGAGCTTAAGGGTAAATCTTATCTTTTAAAAGAATTAAAAAATGTAGATCCCATCAGATTTAATATGTTAAATAAGAATGATATTTATCGCATTAAAAGATCGCTTGAGGTTTACTATCAAACAGGAATTCCTATTAGCCAATTTCAAAAAAAACAAAGTAGCGAATTTAAAAATATTGTGATTATAGGCCTTAAGAGATCTTTTGAAGATTTGAAAACCAGAATATCAATAAGAATTAATGAAATGCTTAATAGTGGACTACTTTCCGAGATTAAAGGTTTATTTAGCAAGGGTTACAATGAAAATACTCCGGCTTTTAAAGGAATAGGCTATAATGAGTTTTTGTTATGGAAAAGTAGACCTTGCTATGGTTTAAATGATATAATAGGTTTAATAAACAAAAATTCGTTTTTATATGCAAAAAGGCAAATGACCTTTTTTGCCAAAATTTCTGATGTTTTATGGCTTCATCCAGAGGATGATTTAGATAACATTTTGAATTTAATTTTTAAGGTTGATAAGGAGATTTAG
- a CDS encoding lipoprotein, which translates to MNTKTLYLISLILLACNKNNKIPLIQKLDLPKSSILGFSNKMGIIIKDYAFLSKSTKKNSELDYDYAILLRKDEVVKIEKTLEKTERYGIEGNWILVNYKGTKRYIFSKDINIVNNLIIDHSK; encoded by the coding sequence ATGAATACAAAAACATTATATTTAATATCCTTAATTCTTTTAGCTTGCAATAAAAATAACAAAATTCCTCTCATTCAAAAATTAGATTTGCCCAAAAGCAGCATTCTTGGCTTTAGCAATAAAATGGGCATAATAATAAAAGATTATGCTTTTCTTAGTAAAAGCACTAAGAAAAATAGCGAATTGGATTATGATTACGCAATTCTACTCAGAAAAGACGAAGTCGTAAAAATTGAAAAAACACTAGAAAAAACAGAGCGCTATGGAATTGAAGGAAATTGGATCCTAGTCAATTACAAGGGAACTAAAAGATACATCTTTAGCAAAGACATCAATATAGTCAACAATTTAATAATTGATCATTCTAAATAG